A portion of the Corynebacterium ammoniagenes DSM 20306 genome contains these proteins:
- a CDS encoding MMPL family transporter → MSKFLYRLGRWSYSKVWPFIAFWIILLIAMAGLAAQFAKPANPSFAMPPMDSTTTQEEIAERFGDDSDYMSDPSGTIVIEAPEGTTLTDPEVMADVDSFVEDLKATGVLADQDAIVNPVMASMGMQQQMGQQMAAQGMPQEQIDANIQALSPLSEDERTGTISVSFDAEGVTDIAPEDREAITDVVNDFDGTDFTAKYSGNAFSTMSEGLDMSAEIIGLIVAGIVLLITFGSMVAAGMPLVSAVIGVGVGLLGVQLSTVFTDSVAEMTPMLASMIGLAVGIDYALFIVARFRNQLITSSGLNDLSPKEFAAELKKMDKQTRAHAMGMATGTAGSSVVFAGITVVIALAALTIIGIPFLSTMAIAAAATVAIAVLVALTFIPGLLGLLGTKIFAGRVPGPKVPDPEDEKPTVGLKWVRQIRKHPIVSLVAGILILGIAAIPAAQMRLAMPTDGMSAQGTPQRESYDMIDEAFGPGRNAPMIAFVDVADVAEQERMPAIQDILTDFQNTDGVVNAQVVATTDNFDAAQVMITPTTGATDEQTTQTLEALRSHQAEFTDETGGVYGITGITPIFDDISERLNDVLVPYIAIVLVLAFIVLLLVFRSIWVPLIAAGGFALSMAAAFGVTVGIFQEGMFGIISDTQPLLSFLPIMLIGLTFGLAMDYQVFLVTRMREGYVHGKTAGNATSNGFKHGARVVTAAALIMISVFAAFMLIDEPFIRIMGFALAVGVAFDAFIVRMLIIPATMFLLGDKAWWLPKWLDKILPNMDIEGTALTEQEAVLKETEVVNGHEGHGHDGHGHDGQGGSENADSASAKV, encoded by the coding sequence ATGTCGAAGTTTTTATATCGACTCGGGCGCTGGTCATACTCCAAGGTATGGCCGTTTATCGCGTTCTGGATCATTTTGCTAATAGCCATGGCGGGGCTGGCCGCGCAGTTCGCCAAACCTGCCAACCCTTCCTTTGCCATGCCGCCGATGGACTCCACCACCACCCAGGAAGAAATAGCAGAGCGCTTTGGGGATGATTCTGACTACATGTCTGATCCATCCGGCACCATCGTCATCGAAGCGCCAGAAGGCACCACGCTGACCGACCCTGAGGTCATGGCGGATGTGGATTCTTTTGTTGAAGACCTCAAGGCCACGGGTGTTTTGGCGGACCAAGATGCCATCGTCAACCCGGTGATGGCCTCGATGGGCATGCAGCAGCAAATGGGTCAGCAAATGGCCGCCCAGGGCATGCCACAAGAGCAAATCGATGCCAATATCCAAGCGCTCTCCCCACTATCGGAAGATGAGCGCACGGGCACCATCAGCGTTTCCTTCGACGCCGAGGGCGTTACTGATATTGCACCCGAAGACCGTGAAGCCATCACGGACGTCGTCAATGATTTCGATGGCACGGACTTCACCGCGAAATACTCCGGCAACGCTTTCTCCACCATGAGTGAAGGCCTAGATATGTCCGCCGAGATCATTGGTTTGATCGTCGCCGGCATCGTCTTGCTTATTACCTTCGGCTCCATGGTCGCAGCCGGTATGCCGCTGGTCTCTGCCGTTATCGGCGTGGGAGTTGGCCTGCTCGGTGTCCAGCTGTCCACGGTCTTTACCGACTCCGTGGCGGAGATGACTCCGATGCTGGCCTCTATGATTGGCCTGGCCGTCGGCATTGACTACGCCTTGTTTATTGTTGCGCGTTTCCGCAACCAGCTCATTACCAGCTCCGGGCTCAATGACCTCTCCCCGAAGGAATTCGCAGCGGAGTTAAAGAAGATGGACAAGCAAACCCGCGCGCACGCCATGGGCATGGCCACGGGCACCGCTGGTTCCTCCGTGGTCTTCGCTGGCATTACCGTGGTTATCGCGCTCGCTGCGCTGACCATCATTGGTATTCCATTCCTATCCACCATGGCGATTGCGGCCGCAGCCACGGTTGCCATCGCAGTGCTGGTGGCATTGACCTTCATCCCAGGCCTTCTCGGTCTTTTGGGCACCAAGATCTTTGCCGGCCGCGTGCCAGGACCGAAGGTTCCAGACCCAGAAGATGAAAAGCCCACCGTGGGCCTCAAGTGGGTGCGCCAGATTCGCAAGCACCCCATTGTTTCGCTGGTTGCAGGCATCCTCATTTTAGGCATCGCAGCCATCCCGGCCGCGCAGATGCGCTTAGCGATGCCCACCGACGGCATGTCCGCGCAAGGTACGCCACAGCGCGAATCCTACGACATGATTGATGAAGCATTCGGCCCTGGCCGCAACGCGCCAATGATTGCTTTCGTGGATGTAGCCGATGTTGCTGAGCAAGAACGCATGCCCGCCATCCAGGACATCCTCACCGATTTCCAGAACACCGATGGCGTGGTTAACGCCCAGGTGGTCGCAACCACGGATAACTTCGACGCCGCCCAGGTCATGATTACCCCGACCACGGGCGCTACCGATGAGCAGACCACGCAGACCCTTGAGGCGCTGCGCTCCCACCAGGCAGAATTTACTGATGAAACCGGTGGTGTCTATGGCATTACTGGCATCACCCCGATCTTCGATGACATCTCTGAGCGTCTCAATGACGTGCTCGTTCCGTATATCGCTATCGTCTTGGTGCTCGCCTTTATCGTCTTGCTCTTGGTCTTCCGCTCCATTTGGGTTCCACTGATTGCTGCCGGCGGCTTCGCACTGTCCATGGCCGCGGCCTTCGGTGTGACCGTCGGTATCTTCCAAGAAGGCATGTTCGGCATCATCTCCGATACCCAGCCGCTGTTGTCCTTCCTGCCGATTATGCTCATCGGCCTCACCTTCGGTCTGGCCATGGACTACCAAGTCTTCCTGGTCACCCGCATGCGCGAAGGCTATGTCCACGGCAAGACCGCCGGCAACGCAACGTCGAATGGCTTCAAGCACGGTGCCCGCGTGGTCACCGCCGCGGCACTGATTATGATTTCCGTGTTCGCAGCTTTCATGCTTATCGATGAACCCTTCATCCGCATCATGGGCTTTGCCTTGGCAGTCGGCGTGGCCTTCGATGCCTTCATCGTGCGCATGCTGATTATCCCGGCAACCATGTTCTTGCTGGGTGACAAGGCTTGGTGGCTGCCCAAGTGGCTGGATAAGATCCTGCCGAATATGGATATTGAAGGTACTGCTTTGACCGAACAAGAAGCAGTCTTGAAAGAAACCGAAGTTGTCAACGGCCACGAGGGCCACGGCCATGATGGCCACGGCCACGACGGCCAGGGCGGATCAGAAAACGCGGATTCCGCGTCCGCAAAGGTTTAG
- a CDS encoding TetR/AcrR family transcriptional regulator has translation MASLRELKKLATRRAISEAAARILLREGLEGLTISLVAEESEVSVRTFHNYFPSIDEALFHFCLDTIEEFLPVVAAYPAGMTMTEVFEDIAVKGLTDEDSEFGSIATLFQIQEHMSARSRFIPHHEEIHAVLHKFLGAFIQLYPELKEAEIALYLQVGAATIVWTADELNRLKVDSPQQVARREDKEAFIRRAFTTLRAIK, from the coding sequence ATGGCTAGTTTAAGGGAGTTAAAAAAGCTCGCTACTCGTCGTGCCATTTCCGAAGCCGCGGCGCGCATCCTCTTGCGCGAAGGGCTGGAAGGATTGACCATCTCCTTGGTGGCCGAAGAGTCCGAGGTCTCCGTACGAACCTTCCACAACTACTTCCCTAGCATCGACGAAGCCTTATTTCATTTTTGCTTGGATACCATCGAGGAATTTCTTCCCGTCGTAGCGGCTTACCCCGCCGGAATGACCATGACAGAAGTCTTTGAAGACATCGCCGTGAAGGGCTTGACGGATGAGGACAGTGAATTCGGTTCCATCGCTACGCTTTTTCAAATCCAAGAGCACATGAGTGCGCGCAGCCGGTTTATTCCACACCACGAGGAAATCCACGCGGTGTTGCACAAATTCTTGGGCGCTTTCATCCAGCTCTACCCAGAATTGAAAGAGGCAGAAATCGCCCTGTATTTGCAAGTCGGTGCCGCCACCATCGTGTGGACTGCGGATGAGCTCAACCGATTAAAGGTGGACTCCCCCCAACAGGTTGCACGCCGGGAAGACAAAGAAGCGTTCATACGGCGGGCATTCACTACGTTGAGGGCTATTAAATAG
- a CDS encoding NAD-dependent epimerase/dehydratase family protein → MKVAILGGDGFCGWPASLYLSDKGHDVIIIDNLSRRAIDEELGADSLTPITDIQTRISAWQEVSGETIGFENIDVAQDYDGLLNFINTERPDAIVHFAEQRAAPYSMKNSRNKRYTVDNNINATHNLLAAIVESGQDIHVAHLGTMGVYGYGTAGMKIPEGYLDIQVNLPEGGHVDQSILYPSNPGSIYHMTKVLDQHLFAYYAKNDELRITDLHQGIIWGTHTEQTIKDERLINRFDYDGDYGTVLNRFLIQAGVGYPMTVHGTGGQTRAFIHIRDMVRCIELALENPPAKGDRVKIINQMTETHRVRDLAELIAEISDAEVAYVPNPRKESAENDLHVHNETFLKLGLKPTTLSEGLLQEVEEVARKYSDRVDRSKIPAQSLWTSAQQAGVPEQEAVEQEAVAADAESGLSESA, encoded by the coding sequence GTGAAAGTTGCGATTCTCGGTGGCGACGGCTTTTGTGGCTGGCCTGCCTCGTTATATCTGTCCGACAAAGGACACGATGTCATCATCATCGATAATCTTTCACGACGCGCGATTGATGAAGAACTCGGCGCCGATTCTCTGACCCCAATTACTGATATTCAAACCCGTATCTCTGCCTGGCAAGAAGTCTCAGGCGAGACCATTGGCTTTGAAAATATCGACGTGGCTCAGGACTACGACGGCCTGCTGAATTTCATCAATACCGAGCGCCCAGATGCGATCGTGCACTTCGCGGAACAACGCGCAGCGCCATATTCGATGAAAAACTCGCGCAACAAGCGCTACACCGTTGACAACAACATCAACGCCACCCACAACCTGCTGGCGGCAATTGTAGAATCCGGCCAAGACATCCACGTGGCCCACCTTGGCACCATGGGTGTCTATGGCTACGGCACCGCGGGCATGAAGATCCCCGAGGGCTACTTGGACATCCAGGTCAACTTGCCTGAAGGCGGCCACGTTGATCAGTCGATCCTCTACCCGTCGAACCCCGGCTCGATTTATCATATGACCAAAGTGTTGGATCAGCATCTGTTCGCCTACTACGCGAAAAACGACGAACTGCGCATTACTGATCTGCACCAGGGCATCATTTGGGGCACCCACACGGAGCAGACCATCAAGGATGAGCGTCTGATCAACCGCTTCGACTACGACGGCGACTACGGCACAGTACTCAACCGTTTCCTCATCCAGGCCGGCGTTGGTTACCCAATGACCGTACACGGCACCGGCGGACAAACGCGCGCTTTTATTCACATCCGTGACATGGTTCGTTGCATTGAGCTGGCCTTGGAAAACCCACCAGCAAAGGGCGATCGCGTCAAGATCATCAACCAGATGACCGAGACCCACCGCGTGCGCGACTTGGCAGAGCTCATCGCGGAGATTTCCGATGCTGAGGTTGCTTATGTGCCTAACCCACGTAAGGAATCTGCCGAAAACGATCTGCATGTTCACAATGAAACCTTCCTGAAGCTGGGTCTCAAGCCCACCACCTTGTCCGAAGGGCTCTTGCAGGAAGTTGAAGAAGTCGCGCGCAAGTACTCCGACCGGGTAGATCGTTCCAAGATCCCAGCGCAGTCCCTGTGGACTTCTGCGCAGCAGGCAGGCGTTCCAGAGCAGGAAGCTGTGGAACAAGAAGCTGTGGCTGCGGACGCAGAATCAGGACTATCTGAAAGCGCATAG
- a CDS encoding glycosyltransferase family 4 protein has protein sequence MRIAIVTEVFLPKIDGVVTRLIRSLDQLAAMGHEVEIFAPGNPPASYAGFKVHRLPSLSFWVYPEIKFAVPPIKFWKQIREFDPDVIHAVNPIWSAALGVFAAKRDAYPLVCSYHTNVPDYVDALGIGWTRGMATGAIRWLHNQAQVNLCTSDPMIEKAGNMGIERLTLWPKAVDTVGYHPSKATPEARSLLTSNHPDSPLVTYIGRISKEKDLERLNNVMGLVRKQVPGARLGIVGGGPYLQALQDSFDPSFTTFTGYLSGEELAAAFASGDVFVFPSATETLGLVALESFASGVPVVGTNAGGIPFVIDDDKTGYLIAEDGADEDWARVIVGLLQDHDRRAQMGAAAREEAEKYSWRESTEALVQAYEKAIG, from the coding sequence GTGCGTATTGCAATAGTCACGGAAGTTTTCCTGCCCAAAATCGACGGGGTTGTCACCCGGCTTATCAGAAGCTTGGACCAACTAGCGGCCATGGGCCACGAGGTGGAGATCTTCGCACCGGGTAATCCCCCGGCATCGTATGCCGGGTTTAAGGTCCACCGGTTGCCATCGCTGTCGTTTTGGGTGTACCCGGAGATCAAGTTTGCGGTTCCGCCGATCAAATTCTGGAAGCAGATCCGGGAGTTTGATCCGGACGTTATCCACGCGGTCAACCCCATTTGGTCAGCGGCATTGGGTGTATTCGCTGCCAAGCGCGATGCCTACCCGTTGGTGTGCAGCTATCACACCAACGTGCCGGATTATGTCGATGCCTTAGGCATTGGCTGGACGCGCGGGATGGCCACTGGTGCTATTCGCTGGTTACACAACCAGGCGCAGGTTAATTTGTGCACCTCGGATCCGATGATTGAAAAAGCCGGCAACATGGGTATTGAGCGATTGACCTTGTGGCCCAAAGCGGTTGATACCGTGGGCTATCACCCCTCGAAGGCCACCCCGGAAGCACGGAGTCTGCTGACGAGTAATCATCCGGACTCCCCGCTGGTGACCTATATTGGCCGCATCTCCAAGGAAAAAGACTTGGAGAGACTAAATAATGTCATGGGGTTGGTGCGCAAGCAGGTCCCCGGTGCCCGCTTGGGAATTGTCGGCGGCGGTCCGTACCTGCAGGCTCTGCAAGATAGCTTCGATCCGAGCTTTACCACCTTCACCGGCTATTTATCTGGTGAAGAACTGGCCGCAGCTTTTGCCAGCGGAGACGTGTTCGTCTTCCCTTCCGCGACGGAAACCCTCGGCCTTGTAGCACTCGAGTCTTTTGCCTCCGGTGTTCCGGTGGTGGGCACTAATGCCGGCGGGATTCCTTTTGTCATCGATGATGACAAGACCGGCTACCTGATTGCCGAAGATGGCGCGGACGAGGATTGGGCACGTGTAATTGTTGGCCTATTGCAGGACCACGACCGTCGCGCGCAAATGGGTGCTGCTGCGCGTGAGGAAGCGGAGAAGTACTCGTGGCGTGAATCCACAGAAGCTTTAGTTCAAGCCTATGAAAAGGCCATTGGCTAA